In Psychrobacter ciconiae, the following are encoded in one genomic region:
- a CDS encoding NRAMP family divalent metal transporter produces MAVQQVNATKSDTLGAQKGFSFRIFGPGILMASAAIGGSHLISSTQAGALYGWQLAVMIVLANIFKYPFFRFGTDYVYDTGESLIAGYAKKSTAYLWIYFILSVLSAVISTGAVALIAAVILGFMLPASVNLSTLSLSIIVMAVSWVFLIGGHFRLLDKLTKWIIISLTAATIAAVVIAAGKPTVMAPDFIAVSPWNLATLGFIVALMGWMPAPLEFAAITSMWTSAKMKTDHTNHKQGLLDFNTGYLISAILALFFLALGVFVQFGSGQEIEIAGGAYINQLINMYTSTIGDWSKLLVAFVAFMCMFGTTITCADGYGRANAECWRLIQGQSDISKKQVAFWTSYAVGGGLLIITFFTGQLGAMLKFAMISAFVSAPVFGWLNYSLVKNHQKLSPAMNALSIAGLLFLAGFAVLFLLNLVGILG; encoded by the coding sequence ATGGCGGTACAGCAGGTTAACGCGACCAAAAGCGACACGCTTGGGGCGCAAAAAGGCTTTAGTTTTCGGATTTTTGGTCCTGGTATTTTGATGGCGTCGGCGGCGATTGGCGGCTCGCACCTGATATCCTCAACGCAAGCCGGCGCGCTTTATGGCTGGCAGCTGGCGGTGATGATTGTGCTTGCCAATATCTTTAAATACCCCTTTTTTCGCTTTGGCACCGATTACGTTTATGACACCGGTGAGAGCCTCATTGCCGGCTATGCCAAAAAATCAACGGCGTATCTTTGGATTTACTTTATTTTATCGGTGCTCTCAGCGGTCATTAGCACAGGTGCGGTGGCATTGATTGCCGCGGTCATTTTAGGATTTATGCTGCCGGCCAGTGTCAATTTATCGACGCTGAGCTTGTCCATTATTGTCATGGCAGTATCTTGGGTCTTTTTGATTGGCGGTCATTTTCGGCTGCTGGACAAGCTCACCAAATGGATTATCATCTCGTTAACTGCCGCGACCATTGCGGCGGTGGTGATAGCAGCGGGCAAGCCTACCGTGATGGCGCCCGATTTTATTGCCGTCTCCCCTTGGAACTTGGCAACGCTTGGCTTTATCGTGGCACTGATGGGCTGGATGCCCGCCCCGCTTGAATTTGCGGCGATCACCTCGATGTGGACGTCAGCGAAAATGAAAACCGACCACACCAACCACAAGCAAGGCTTGCTGGATTTTAATACCGGCTACTTGATTTCCGCGATTTTGGCACTGTTTTTCTTGGCGCTTGGGGTGTTTGTTCAGTTCGGCTCGGGGCAAGAGATTGAGATTGCCGGCGGCGCTTATATCAATCAGCTCATCAACATGTACACCAGCACCATTGGCGACTGGTCAAAGCTCTTGGTCGCTTTTGTCGCCTTTATGTGTATGTTTGGCACCACCATCACCTGCGCTGACGGCTACGGTCGCGCCAATGCTGAATGTTGGCGCTTGATTCAAGGTCAAAGTGACATCAGTAAAAAACAAGTCGCCTTTTGGACCAGCTACGCGGTGGGCGGCGGTTTGCTCATCATCACCTTTTTTACCGGTCAATTGGGCGCGATGCTCAAATTTGCCATGATTTCGGCGTTCGTTTCCGCCCCCGTTTTTGGTTGGCTGAACTACTCACTCGTTAAAAACCACCAAAAACTAAGTCCTGCCATGAACGCCTTGTCCATTGCTGGACTGCTGTTCTTAGCCGGATTTGCCGTGCTGTTTTTATTAAACTTAGTAGGAATCTTGGGCTAG
- a CDS encoding LysR substrate-binding domain-containing protein has protein sequence MQKLALDHLQAFIEIAQQQSFSQAAKALNTSQPSLSRKLKQLEQSLGVTLIDRYHRPLKLTPAGQFFYDKISAVLTEIDTISQMTRRMVSPNHALNIGFVPSVLYGLLPEVIAVLKQSCPDLEVTLNDISSYQQIAALKSGDIDIGFGRFFHHDPWICQILLRHERYVAALSKQHPLASNPAPLSLKDLTNNRLILYHQTPLPAPNSLQADAEVFAADEFESEPLLHIFANYGLTPMATTKVSDLQIALGLVAANEGVTLVPQALQSLRPEQICYRKLIHEAVTSPIYLHTLKDAPHPAVHQLLQAVYHVYEQRGITYRPQKFV, from the coding sequence ATGCAAAAATTGGCGCTCGACCACTTACAGGCTTTTATTGAAATTGCGCAGCAGCAAAGCTTTAGTCAAGCCGCAAAAGCGCTTAATACCTCACAGCCAAGCTTAAGCCGAAAGCTCAAGCAGCTTGAGCAAAGCCTCGGGGTCACATTGATTGACCGCTACCATAGACCGCTTAAGCTTACGCCCGCTGGTCAGTTTTTTTATGACAAAATCAGCGCGGTGCTGACCGAAATTGACACCATCAGTCAAATGACGCGGCGCATGGTCAGCCCAAATCATGCCTTAAACATCGGTTTTGTGCCCTCGGTGCTTTATGGGCTGCTGCCTGAAGTCATCGCGGTGCTCAAACAATCTTGCCCTGATCTTGAGGTGACGCTCAATGACATCAGCTCTTATCAGCAAATTGCCGCGCTCAAATCAGGCGACATTGATATCGGTTTTGGCAGGTTTTTTCATCACGACCCGTGGATCTGCCAGATTTTATTGCGCCATGAGCGTTACGTTGCCGCCCTCTCAAAGCAGCACCCGCTTGCCTCAAACCCCGCGCCGCTCAGTTTAAAAGACTTGACCAACAATCGGCTTATTTTATACCACCAAACCCCCCTGCCTGCCCCAAATTCATTGCAAGCAGACGCAGAAGTATTTGCCGCTGATGAGTTTGAAAGTGAGCCTTTGCTGCATATTTTTGCCAATTATGGGTTGACCCCGATGGCAACAACGAAGGTCAGTGATTTACAAATCGCGCTTGGACTGGTTGCGGCAAATGAGGGGGTGACCCTTGTGCCGCAAGCCTTGCAAAGCTTGCGACCGGAGCAAATTTGCTACCGAAAACTCATTCATGAAGCGGTGACCTCGCCCATTTATTTGCATACGCTAAAAGATGCCCCTCATCCGGCAGTTCATCAATTGCTGCAAGCGGTGTACCACGTTTATGAACAGCGCGGCATCACCTACCGACCGCAAAAATTTGTTTGA
- a CDS encoding CinA family protein, with amino-acid sequence MSQSCAKLLAQKQLSVAFIESATAGYLAHRFSLSPFSGDILQGGVVCYDCNIKTALLNVEQALIDEFTPESMPVTEALAKNAARIFDADIIVACTGLLSKGGSETPEKPVGTFFYCIHYQNQCHSFQSLCHGAPKKKLASIHSRIAKSLIEVVQSH; translated from the coding sequence ATGAGCCAATCTTGCGCCAAGCTGCTTGCTCAAAAACAGCTGAGCGTTGCCTTTATCGAAAGCGCCACCGCCGGCTACTTGGCGCACCGCTTTTCGTTGAGCCCGTTTTCAGGGGATATTTTGCAAGGCGGTGTGGTATGTTACGACTGCAACATTAAAACTGCACTATTAAACGTTGAGCAAGCGCTAATTGATGAGTTCACCCCCGAATCCATGCCAGTGACCGAAGCCTTAGCCAAAAATGCCGCCCGAATTTTTGATGCCGACATCATCGTGGCGTGTACCGGACTTTTAAGCAAAGGCGGCTCAGAAACCCCTGAAAAACCGGTCGGCACGTTTTTTTACTGCATTCATTATCAAAACCAGTGTCACAGTTTTCAAAGCCTTTGTCACGGCGCGCCCAAAAAAAAGCTTGCCAGCATCCATAGCCGAATTGCCAAAAGCCTCATTGAGGTGGTTCAAAGTCATTAG
- a CDS encoding DUF421 domain-containing protein codes for MWSDIFIYDTTWQLASQILIRVVIMFCMIILFLRLAGNRGIRQLSIFELTILLSLGSIAGDPMFSEDLPLIQAVIIMSTVIFLYRLFTWLMVKYEPFETLLEGQPIYIVEDGVMTTHKSRKGQMSHDEFFAEMRELGVEHLGQVREGVLETNGTFSVLLFPRDKVRFGLPIWPRGYKAVTKIDNDCRYACMFCGHVQNIITPKARCPRCEDPCRQWSQALNNAIIR; via the coding sequence GTGTGGTCTGATATTTTTATTTATGATACGACGTGGCAGCTTGCCAGCCAGATTTTAATTCGCGTTGTCATCATGTTTTGCATGATTATTTTGTTCTTAAGGCTGGCGGGCAATCGCGGCATTCGTCAGCTGTCCATCTTCGAGCTGACCATTTTATTATCGCTTGGCTCCATTGCCGGTGACCCGATGTTTAGTGAGGATTTGCCGCTGATTCAGGCGGTGATTATCATGAGCACGGTGATATTTTTGTATCGCCTGTTTACGTGGCTGATGGTGAAATATGAGCCGTTTGAAACCTTGCTTGAGGGTCAGCCGATTTATATTGTTGAAGATGGGGTGATGACCACGCACAAATCAAGAAAGGGTCAGATGTCGCATGATGAGTTTTTTGCTGAAATGCGCGAGCTTGGGGTGGAGCACTTGGGTCAAGTTCGTGAAGGCGTCCTTGAAACCAATGGCACGTTTAGCGTTCTGCTATTTCCGCGCGATAAAGTGCGCTTTGGGTTGCCAATTTGGCCGCGAGGCTACAAGGCGGTCACCAAAATTGATAATGATTGCCGCTATGCTTGTATGTTTTGCGGTCATGTTCAAAACATCATCACCCCAAAAGCGCGTTGTCCGCGCTGCGAAGACCCCTGCCGGCAGTGGTCGCAAGCACTGAATAACGCCATCATTCGCTAA
- a CDS encoding phosphoadenosine phosphosulfate reductase domain-containing protein: MSQLHPNLDIDAANQALKGKSPEAIVEWALAQAKNPIITTNFRPYEAAILHLVAKARPDITVLWVDSGYNTEATYQFADKVIRDLNLNVITYIPKQTRAHRDVIMNGIPSIDNPLHEEFTEQVKLEPFRRALAELNPDVWFNAIRRDQTEFRQALDVLSLSKDGVLKVAPLFEKTDADLDVYLADNNLPNEFDYFDPTKVEEHRECGLHTQL, translated from the coding sequence ATGAGCCAATTACACCCAAACCTTGATATTGATGCCGCCAACCAAGCGCTTAAAGGCAAATCACCTGAAGCCATCGTTGAGTGGGCGCTAGCGCAGGCTAAAAACCCCATCATCACCACCAACTTTCGTCCTTATGAAGCGGCTATCTTGCATTTGGTGGCTAAAGCTCGCCCTGACATCACCGTACTTTGGGTCGATTCAGGCTACAACACCGAAGCGACCTATCAGTTTGCTGACAAGGTGATTCGTGATTTGAACCTTAACGTCATCACTTATATCCCAAAGCAAACCCGCGCCCACCGCGATGTGATCATGAACGGCATTCCAAGCATTGATAACCCACTTCATGAAGAGTTCACCGAACAGGTCAAGCTTGAACCATTCCGCCGCGCGTTGGCAGAGCTGAACCCTGACGTTTGGTTTAACGCCATCCGCCGCGACCAAACTGAGTTCCGTCAAGCACTTGACGTGTTAAGTCTTTCAAAAGATGGCGTGTTAAAAGTGGCGCCTTTGTTTGAAAAAACCGATGCTGATTTGGACGTTTATTTGGCGGATAACAACTTGCCAAACGAGTTTGATTACTTTGACCCAACCAAGGTTGAAGAGCACCGCGAGTGCGGACTTCACACTCAGCTGTAA
- a CDS encoding DUF934 domain-containing protein: MANHHIFNHQGADISSKDSWLALSVDTLPDGVALDDISLIELLNQQEKHDVLLPLSELLAQDLLDAESLDKDGGILKEVLALIRQHSSRIGVWFEASLLIERLDDLPKGLLSQDLIVVVVPAFADGRNFSVIQSLRKLGFSGEIRVAGAFGRDQIAYLRRVGADSFVVSEHDATNNIAQAFSALASAHGGDSAASLPLFAGTAES; encoded by the coding sequence ATGGCTAATCATCACATTTTTAACCATCAAGGCGCCGATATCAGCAGCAAAGACAGCTGGCTTGCGCTCAGCGTCGACACGTTGCCTGACGGCGTGGCGCTTGATGATATTAGCTTAATTGAGCTGCTCAATCAGCAAGAAAAGCATGATGTGTTATTGCCCCTGTCTGAGCTTTTGGCTCAGGACTTGCTTGATGCCGAATCACTTGATAAAGATGGCGGCATATTAAAAGAAGTTCTTGCCCTCATCCGTCAGCACTCAAGCCGCATTGGCGTTTGGTTTGAGGCAAGCCTACTGATTGAGCGCTTGGACGACCTGCCAAAAGGGCTGCTCAGCCAAGATTTAATCGTGGTGGTCGTTCCTGCCTTTGCTGATGGTCGCAACTTTAGCGTCATTCAAAGCTTACGAAAATTAGGCTTTAGCGGTGAAATCCGTGTGGCAGGCGCGTTTGGTCGCGACCAAATCGCCTATCTTCGCCGCGTTGGCGCCGACAGCTTTGTGGTCAGTGAGCACGATGCCACAAACAACATCGCCCAAGCCTTTAGCGCCCTTGCCAGCGCCCACGGCGGAGACTCGGCAGCAAGCTTGCCGTTATTTGCCGGAACTGCCGAAAGCTAA
- a CDS encoding nitrite/sulfite reductase, with product MYQYNYADQALVEERVAQFRDQTERFLAGNLSEEQFLPLRLQNGLYIQRHAPMLRIAIPYGLLASYQLRELASISRDYDKGYGHFTTRTNIQLNWPKLEDVPDILARLASVQMHSIQTSGNCIRNTTTDPYAGIHQDEIADPRPYCEIIRQWSTFHPEFAFLPRKFKIAVIGTYHDRAATQVHDVGLHIKKNDAGEIGFEVLVGGGLGRTPVIGKVINEFLPREHLLSYLDAILRVYNLNGRRDNKFKARIKILVESMGASEFARLVNEEWTAHSKDGALTLNDAQFERAASFFTAPDYETIDGISAQTELKKQLDDNKAFADWYAQNTVAHKVPGYRAVVISLKAGIQDGKYVPSGDVTAEQMDALADISDAHSFGELRGTYQQNLVLADVKVSDLFELWQKLAALNLARPNINTLTDMIVCPGFDYCSLANATTHNIAEQIERQFDNLDYLYDLGEIRLNMSGCMNACAHHHVGDIGILGVDKKGEHWYQISLGGNSSNNAKLGTILGKAVPADAVAATLQTILDVYVDERITESGHVERFGEVVERVGIKPFKERVYG from the coding sequence ATGTATCAATATAACTACGCTGACCAAGCTTTGGTTGAAGAGCGGGTTGCGCAGTTTCGCGACCAAACTGAGCGCTTTTTGGCGGGCAATTTGTCAGAAGAGCAGTTTTTACCTTTACGCCTGCAAAATGGGCTTTATATTCAGCGCCACGCGCCCATGCTTCGAATTGCCATCCCCTACGGGCTTTTGGCAAGTTATCAGCTGCGCGAGCTTGCCAGCATCAGCCGCGATTATGACAAGGGCTATGGTCACTTTACCACCCGAACTAACATTCAGCTGAACTGGCCCAAGCTTGAAGACGTTCCTGATATTTTAGCAAGGCTTGCCTCGGTGCAGATGCACTCGATTCAAACCTCTGGCAACTGTATCCGAAATACCACCACCGACCCTTACGCCGGCATTCATCAAGATGAGATTGCCGACCCGCGCCCGTATTGCGAGATTATCCGTCAGTGGTCGACTTTTCACCCTGAATTTGCCTTTTTACCGCGCAAATTTAAAATCGCGGTGATTGGCACTTATCACGACCGCGCGGCAACCCAAGTCCATGATGTGGGGCTGCACATTAAGAAAAATGATGCCGGCGAGATTGGCTTTGAGGTGCTGGTTGGCGGCGGTCTTGGTCGAACGCCGGTGATTGGTAAAGTTATTAATGAGTTTTTACCGCGCGAGCATCTGCTGAGCTACTTGGACGCCATCCTTCGCGTTTATAACTTAAACGGTCGTCGCGACAATAAATTTAAAGCACGAATTAAAATCTTGGTTGAAAGCATGGGAGCAAGCGAGTTTGCCCGCCTTGTCAATGAAGAATGGACGGCCCATAGTAAAGATGGCGCATTAACGCTCAATGATGCCCAATTTGAGCGCGCGGCAAGCTTTTTTACCGCCCCTGATTATGAAACCATCGACGGCATTAGCGCGCAAACTGAGTTAAAAAAGCAGCTTGATGACAATAAAGCCTTTGCTGATTGGTACGCTCAAAATACCGTGGCGCATAAAGTCCCCGGTTACCGCGCGGTGGTAATTTCACTAAAAGCGGGCATTCAAGATGGCAAATACGTGCCCTCAGGGGATGTGACCGCCGAGCAAATGGATGCTTTGGCAGACATCAGTGACGCTCACAGCTTTGGCGAGCTTCGCGGCACCTATCAGCAAAACTTGGTGTTAGCTGACGTCAAAGTCAGCGACTTGTTTGAGCTTTGGCAAAAGCTTGCGGCATTAAACCTTGCAAGACCTAACATCAACACCTTAACGGACATGATTGTCTGCCCGGGGTTTGATTACTGCTCCCTTGCCAATGCCACAACGCACAACATTGCTGAGCAAATCGAGCGTCAGTTTGATAATTTGGACTATTTGTATGATTTGGGCGAGATTCGCCTTAACATGTCCGGCTGCATGAACGCTTGTGCCCATCACCACGTGGGTGATATCGGGATTTTGGGCGTTGATAAAAAAGGCGAACACTGGTACCAAATTAGCCTTGGCGGCAATTCAAGCAACAATGCCAAGCTTGGCACGATTTTAGGAAAAGCCGTTCCTGCGGATGCGGTTGCTGCCACCTTGCAGACGATTTTGGACGTTTACGTGGATGAGCGCATCACCGAAAGCGGGCATGTTGAGCGCTTTGGCGAGGTGGTCGAGCGCGTTGGAATCAAGCCATTTAAGGAGCGGGTCTATGGCTAA
- the sat gene encoding sulfate adenylyltransferase, translated as MTTATATRSDNAYSDNLVPPHGSPQLKPLLLEGDAKKQALKRAQSLPTITLSSRERGDLIMLGIGGFTPLDGFMNKADWQGVVDDMRLKSGDNAGLFWPIPITLSAPKEVADNLNHGDEVALVGADGEIMGVLTVEETYSIDKNHECLQVFTTTDPEHPGVQQVLDQDEVNVAGAVQVLSEGEFPTLYPEIYKTPTETRQILSDKGWQSVAAFQTRNPMHRSHEYLAKIAIEICDGVLVHSLLGALKPGDIPAEVRQEAIKTLIDNYFKQDTVIQAGYPLDMRYAGPREALLHALFRQNYGCSHLIVGRDHAGVGDYYGAFDAQTIFDKLEKDDLITQPLKIDWTFWCNACGAMASSKTCPHDAHHHVKVSGTKLRKALSEDEEVPENFSRPEVLQILRNYYAGIEKENRATIKLTGASAV; from the coding sequence ATGACAACCGCGACAGCTACTCGTTCTGACAATGCTTATTCTGACAACTTGGTGCCACCGCACGGCAGCCCACAATTAAAGCCTTTATTACTTGAAGGCGACGCCAAAAAACAAGCACTAAAACGCGCGCAATCCTTGCCAACCATCACCTTAAGCTCACGCGAGCGCGGCGATTTGATCATGCTTGGTATTGGCGGCTTCACCCCGCTTGATGGCTTTATGAATAAAGCCGACTGGCAAGGCGTGGTTGATGACATGCGCTTAAAATCAGGCGACAATGCCGGATTGTTTTGGCCCATTCCGATCACCTTATCAGCGCCAAAAGAAGTCGCTGACAACTTAAACCATGGTGACGAAGTTGCCTTGGTCGGCGCTGATGGCGAAATCATGGGGGTTTTGACCGTTGAGGAAACCTACAGCATCGATAAAAACCATGAATGCTTGCAAGTTTTTACCACCACTGACCCTGAGCACCCCGGCGTTCAGCAAGTGCTTGACCAAGACGAGGTGAACGTGGCAGGCGCGGTTCAAGTCTTAAGCGAAGGCGAGTTCCCAACGCTGTATCCTGAAATTTATAAAACCCCAACCGAAACCCGCCAAATCCTTAGCGACAAAGGCTGGCAAAGCGTGGCGGCGTTTCAAACCCGCAATCCCATGCACCGCTCGCATGAGTACCTAGCCAAAATTGCCATTGAAATTTGCGATGGCGTGTTGGTTCACTCCTTGCTTGGCGCCCTCAAACCCGGTGACATTCCGGCCGAAGTTCGCCAAGAAGCCATCAAAACCTTGATTGACAACTATTTTAAACAAGATACCGTCATTCAAGCCGGCTATCCGCTGGACATGCGTTATGCAGGACCGCGCGAGGCGCTGCTTCACGCCTTATTCCGTCAAAACTACGGCTGTAGCCATTTAATCGTTGGTCGTGACCACGCCGGCGTTGGCGACTACTACGGCGCGTTTGATGCGCAAACGATTTTTGACAAGCTTGAAAAAGACGACCTCATCACGCAGCCGCTAAAAATCGACTGGACGTTTTGGTGTAATGCTTGCGGGGCGATGGCATCAAGCAAAACCTGCCCGCATGACGCCCATCACCACGTTAAAGTTTCTGGCACCAAGCTTCGTAAAGCCTTATCAGAAGACGAAGAAGTTCCTGAAAA